In Archocentrus centrarchus isolate MPI-CPG fArcCen1 chromosome 16, fArcCen1, whole genome shotgun sequence, a single window of DNA contains:
- the LOC115794062 gene encoding carcinoembryonic antigen-related cell adhesion molecule 20-like, translating to MKDGSDLTLADNMTLSDNNRVLTFNIVKRKDKGEYFCDISNPISSDRAKYVMVVNYGPENVQIEGPKKINIKGTLTLTCSADSTPSARFTWFFNGTEITRNSAEYIKEEVKLSDSGNYTCQAWNNVTDRTSSSVVHALTVTDKPSPCAAGCIAGIVIACCVIIAAAVGGGYYIYKRKYELNYADIKFFPNRNGGRVQTGLENDSTDYAHVQMNSRALAASTLPTYDTHMNRAKRPAPQPETNGAQIYSQIRKH from the exons ATGAAGGATGGCTCAGATTTGACCCTCGCTGACAACATGACCCTTTCTGACAATAACAGAGTGTTGACCTTTAACATCGTGAAGAGAAAAGACAAAGGAGAATATTTCTGTGATATCAGCAACCCCATCAGCAGTGATAGAGCTAAATATGTCATGGTTGTTAATT atggaCCAGAAAATGTTCAAATCGAAGGtccaaaaaagataaatatcaaAGGCACCTTAACTTTGACCTGCTCTGCTGACTCCACACCATCTGCCAGATTCACCTGGTTCTTTAATGGGACAGAGATAACCAGGAATTCTGCTGAGTACATTAAGGAAGAGGTTAAACTTTCTGACAGTGGCAACTACACCTGTCAAGCATGGAATAATGTAACTGATAGAACATCTTCATCGGTAGTGCATGCACTGACTGTAACAG ACAAGCCATCACCATGTGCTGCTGGTTGCATCGCTGGAATAGTAATCGCGTGTTGTGTCATCATAGCTGCAGCTGTTGGTGGAGGGTACTACATTTATAAGAGAAAGTAT gAGTTGAACTATGCAGACATCAAGTTTTTCCCAAACAGAAATGGCGGGAGAGTTCAGACGGGGTTAGAGAATGACTCCACAGATTATGCTCATGTCCAAATGAACAGCAGGGCTCTTGCAGCATCCACCCTTCCTACATATGACACCCACATGAATCGAGCGAAGAGGCCAGCCCCTCAGCCTGAGACTAATGGTGCACAGATTTACTCTCAGATTCGCAAACACTGA